The uncultured Desulfobulbus sp. genome window below encodes:
- a CDS encoding glycosyltransferase family 4 protein, whose amino-acid sequence MRVALVHYHLQSGGVTRIICHVLKALRARGIKCMVLTGKAPSFEISGTYRVVPGLQYEMDRPQVRVQDLIEEMRKAATEALGGPPDLWHVHNHSLGKSLLLPLALRQMAEEGQHFLFHIHDFAEDGRPGNYAAMLSSMAGGEVGVLASQLYPQGEHIHYAVLNTRDHGFLREAGVGDSQLHLLPNPVDLGQPQIEQAPLPGKLPLWLYPTRAIRRKNLGEFLLLSALARDETWFATTSAPENPLEQPRYRRWRQVAAELGLPVQFELVGPNGYGFIDLLRLADVAITTSVAEGFGMAFLEPWTQGTPVWGRNLSEITSQFAHDGLTLPGCYDRLTVPLNWVGTERVRKAVELGLTRNLAAYGRTPVSGDVERCIQAWTLDGRLDFGRLDESMQEDILIRVVLQREEAEQVRPAGLPGSFSLTEALPQNKKILHNQYTLERYGERLEQMYEQVAGEKATVCDQLDGEVLLDRFLAPERLHLLRVD is encoded by the coding sequence ATGCGGGTAGCCCTGGTTCATTATCATTTGCAGAGCGGTGGCGTGACCCGCATTATCTGCCATGTGCTCAAAGCGCTCCGTGCACGCGGGATCAAGTGTATGGTCCTGACGGGAAAAGCGCCAAGTTTTGAAATCAGTGGAACCTATCGAGTGGTACCGGGACTGCAGTATGAAATGGATCGTCCCCAGGTACGAGTGCAGGATTTGATCGAAGAGATGCGAAAGGCAGCAACCGAGGCTCTGGGAGGTCCACCTGATCTGTGGCATGTGCATAACCACTCGCTGGGCAAGAGTCTGCTGCTTCCTCTGGCCCTGCGGCAGATGGCAGAGGAGGGCCAGCATTTTCTTTTTCATATTCATGATTTTGCCGAAGATGGTCGACCAGGTAACTATGCTGCCATGCTCTCCTCCATGGCGGGCGGAGAGGTGGGTGTCCTTGCCTCACAACTCTACCCCCAAGGGGAGCATATCCATTACGCAGTTTTAAACACCCGCGATCATGGTTTTCTGCGCGAGGCCGGAGTCGGGGACTCGCAGCTGCATCTGTTACCCAATCCCGTGGATCTGGGGCAGCCGCAAATCGAGCAGGCTCCCCTGCCGGGGAAACTCCCCCTGTGGCTCTATCCAACCCGGGCGATTCGGCGAAAAAATCTGGGCGAGTTTCTTCTGCTGTCGGCACTGGCCCGAGATGAAACCTGGTTCGCAACGACCTCCGCTCCGGAAAATCCCCTTGAGCAACCGCGCTACCGTCGTTGGCGGCAGGTGGCTGCCGAACTGGGGCTGCCGGTTCAGTTTGAGTTGGTCGGTCCCAACGGCTATGGGTTTATTGATCTGTTGCGCCTGGCGGATGTGGCCATAACCACCAGTGTGGCCGAGGGGTTTGGCATGGCCTTTCTCGAACCCTGGACCCAGGGAACACCGGTCTGGGGGCGTAACCTCTCTGAGATTACCAGTCAGTTTGCCCATGATGGCCTGACGCTTCCCGGATGTTATGATCGATTGACGGTTCCTCTTAATTGGGTGGGGACTGAGCGGGTACGAAAAGCGGTTGAGCTTGGACTGACGCGTAATCTGGCCGCTTACGGGCGGACACCTGTATCTGGTGATGTGGAGCGATGCATTCAGGCCTGGACTCTTGACGGTCGTCTTGATTTTGGTCGTCTGGATGAATCCATGCAGGAAGATATTCTCATCCGTGTGGTGCTCCAACGGGAAGAGGCTGAACAGGTTCGTCCGGCTGGCTTGCCAGGTTCATTCTCTTTGACTGAGGCGCTGCCTCAGAACAAGAAGATTCTTCACAATCAGTATACTCTGGAGCGTTACGGAGAGCGGCTAGAGCAGATGTATGAGCAGGTGGCCGGAGAGAAAGCGACGGTCTGTGATCAGCTCGATGGCGAAGTACTGCTGGACCGGTTTTTAGCACCGGAGAGGCTGCATCTGTTGCGGGTAGATTAA
- a CDS encoding methyl-accepting chemotaxis protein codes for METVPAHQNLRTLPNCLWINDMDAGMILHPIKPALDGKVFSRFKAPSGKKLFIEFVRVCREHGEGTVDYLWLKPGHEQPVPKLSYVKLFHPWGWIVGTGMYLADVEQAVSEKEHEITSAIKGQRNHLSSILLLLLVLTDAGITYISKRITLSIARASAMLKNIAWGKGDLTARMSAESRDDIGEMAHWFNVFIEKIQTIITDVQKNVEQLNGSPTTLSSIAQQTSAGAHQTSNKASTEAQASEKVSENMNSVAAAMEQAATNLSMVATAAEEMTATIQEIAKNTEKANMITGER; via the coding sequence ATAGAGACGGTACCTGCACATCAAAATCTGCGTACACTCCCAAACTGCCTCTGGATTAATGATATGGATGCGGGAATGATCCTGCATCCCATCAAACCAGCTCTTGACGGCAAAGTTTTCTCTAGATTTAAAGCCCCCTCAGGGAAAAAGCTCTTTATCGAATTCGTCCGGGTCTGCCGAGAGCATGGAGAGGGGACTGTCGATTACCTCTGGCTTAAGCCGGGTCATGAGCAACCTGTCCCAAAGCTTTCTTATGTAAAACTGTTTCATCCCTGGGGATGGATTGTGGGTACAGGGATGTATCTCGCCGATGTGGAACAAGCTGTCAGCGAAAAAGAGCATGAAATTACTTCAGCCATTAAGGGACAACGGAATCACCTCTCATCCATTCTTCTGCTCTTGCTCGTTCTCACCGATGCAGGGATTACCTATATCAGCAAACGAATCACGCTCTCCATCGCAAGAGCCAGTGCCATGCTCAAAAACATCGCCTGGGGGAAAGGTGATCTCACCGCCCGAATGAGTGCGGAAAGCCGGGATGATATAGGAGAGATGGCACACTGGTTCAATGTGTTTATTGAAAAAATACAGACGATCATCACGGATGTGCAAAAGAATGTGGAGCAACTCAATGGTTCGCCAACGACCTTGAGCTCCATTGCCCAGCAGACCTCGGCAGGTGCCCACCAGACCTCAAACAAAGCAAGCACAGAGGCTCAGGCCTCTGAAAAGGTGAGTGAAAACATGAATTCTGTGGCAGCTGCCATGGAACAGGCAGCCACCAATCTGAGCATGGTTGCGACAGCTGCTGAGGAGATGACTGCCACCATCCAGGAAATTGCCAAGAATACCGAAAAGGCGAATATGATCACCGGAGAGCGGTGA
- a CDS encoding ubiquinol-cytochrome c reductase iron-sulfur subunit yields the protein MVAVKPQRQKESEVSQGRRNLLSRGIQWLGALLAATFLYPLLRFTGHKIPAKPRLIEVAAPLPLSGVHVHHDFLLFAGQGQELPPHAVSRICTHLGCRVNYQEDKKLIECPCHQSRFTPLGVRISGPAEKNLPSYEVSLKKDAAGRITTYVVHL from the coding sequence ATGGTTGCCGTTAAGCCCCAACGCCAAAAAGAATCCGAGGTTTCCCAGGGACGAAGGAACCTGCTGAGCCGTGGCATACAGTGGCTGGGAGCTCTGTTGGCTGCCACCTTTCTTTATCCGCTCCTGCGCTTCACCGGCCACAAGATCCCTGCAAAGCCGCGTCTAATTGAAGTGGCTGCACCTCTGCCCTTAAGCGGAGTGCATGTCCATCACGATTTTCTGCTCTTTGCAGGTCAGGGACAAGAACTTCCTCCCCATGCGGTTTCCCGTATCTGCACCCATCTGGGCTGCCGGGTCAATTACCAGGAAGATAAAAAACTCATCGAATGCCCCTGTCATCAGAGCCGCTTCACCCCGCTTGGCGTGCGTATCAGTGGGCCTGCGGAAAAGAACCTGCCCAGCTACGAGGTCAGCCTGAAAAAAGATGCCGCAGGGCGCATTACCACCTATGTGGTGCATCTCTGA
- a CDS encoding glucosyl-3-phosphoglycerate synthase — MGLISKQYLPPLYHHTQFAEVGHLVEQKQRQGLCISLCIPTLNEADTIGDVVAELIALRDGAALVDEIAVIDSGSSDQTRDVAAAAGATVYRASAILPDLNPQKGKGENLWKALFQLQGDLFVFIDGDLGHLHPGFVTGLLGPLLQDTAIGYVKGVYERPCGMFTGADQRCDQGGRLTEILVRPLLALHYPHLTGFIQPLAGEYAARRSLLEQLRFPVGYGVELAHLLDLSDRYGLSIFAQTDLGQRCHRQRTNGQLGQAAYGILQVLYRRLHEQGKVEWNIEHLAPLIQYDVHAGRYRQRVHSLPENERPPMVDLVEYQKRQGSIPVAAQHAEER; from the coding sequence ATGGGATTGATCAGTAAACAATACCTGCCACCATTGTACCACCATACTCAGTTTGCAGAGGTTGGCCACCTTGTGGAGCAGAAGCAGCGACAGGGGCTCTGTATATCCCTTTGCATTCCCACGCTCAACGAGGCCGACACCATAGGGGATGTGGTGGCAGAGCTCATAGCTCTGCGCGATGGGGCGGCTCTTGTCGATGAGATTGCTGTGATCGATTCCGGCTCATCCGATCAGACCCGGGATGTGGCCGCAGCTGCCGGGGCAACGGTTTATCGTGCTTCGGCAATTCTTCCTGACCTCAATCCTCAGAAGGGAAAGGGAGAAAACCTGTGGAAAGCTCTCTTTCAGCTGCAGGGGGATCTTTTTGTCTTTATTGATGGAGATCTTGGTCACCTCCATCCCGGATTTGTCACCGGCCTTCTGGGGCCACTGTTGCAGGATACAGCCATCGGTTATGTCAAAGGAGTCTATGAGCGGCCTTGTGGCATGTTCACCGGGGCCGATCAACGTTGTGACCAGGGAGGACGGTTAACTGAAATTCTGGTTCGACCTCTTCTGGCCCTGCATTATCCCCATCTTACAGGCTTTATTCAGCCTCTTGCCGGGGAATATGCAGCCCGGCGCAGTCTGCTGGAGCAGCTGCGTTTTCCTGTTGGCTATGGAGTGGAACTGGCGCATTTGCTTGACCTCTCTGATCGCTATGGACTCTCTATCTTTGCCCAGACCGATCTGGGGCAGCGCTGTCATCGGCAACGCACCAATGGACAACTGGGGCAGGCAGCCTACGGCATCCTGCAGGTGCTCTATCGGCGGTTGCATGAACAGGGGAAAGTAGAATGGAATATTGAGCATCTTGCCCCTCTGATCCAGTATGATGTTCATGCGGGCAGGTATAGACAAAGGGTGCATAGCTTACCGGAAAATGAACGGCCTCCCATGGTCGACCTGGTGGAGTATCAAAAGCGACAAGGCTCGATACCTGTCGCGGCCCAACACGCGGAAGAGAGGTGA
- the ilvN gene encoding acetolactate synthase small subunit, producing the protein MKHTLTVLLRNRPGALSRVTGLFSGRCFNIESLCVAETYDPEVSCLTVVTSGEEAIIEQIIKQLHKLIDVITVTDVSEGEFVEREMALIRVKAESHTRAEVLRVIDIFRGKVVDVSPTSYAVEITGPESKIKAVIDILRPLGIKEIVRTGKIAMARAPKK; encoded by the coding sequence ATGAAACATACCCTGACTGTTTTACTGCGTAACCGCCCCGGTGCTCTTTCCCGTGTAACCGGGCTGTTCAGCGGACGCTGTTTTAATATTGAAAGTCTCTGCGTGGCCGAGACCTATGACCCCGAAGTCTCCTGTCTCACCGTTGTCACCAGTGGTGAGGAAGCCATCATCGAGCAGATCATCAAACAGCTGCACAAACTCATCGACGTCATCACCGTGACCGATGTCAGCGAAGGCGAGTTTGTCGAGCGCGAGATGGCACTGATTCGGGTTAAAGCCGAGTCCCACACCCGGGCAGAGGTGCTACGGGTGATTGACATTTTTCGGGGCAAGGTAGTCGATGTCAGCCCCACCTCCTACGCTGTTGAGATCACCGGCCCGGAATCCAAAATCAAGGCGGTTATCGACATCCTCCGCCCTCTCGGGATTAAAGAGATTGTTCGCACCGGCAAGATCGCCATGGCTAGAGCACCGAAAAAATAA
- a CDS encoding methyl-accepting chemotaxis protein gives MSQAGSASSQVNELGLAAQEIGKVVEAITEISEQVNLLALNATIEAARAGDAGKGFAVVANKIKELARQTAEATGEIKRRYRGSETRPTGPLPRSIISPRIFLR, from the coding sequence GTGAGCCAGGCAGGCAGTGCTTCTTCCCAGGTTAATGAACTGGGGCTGGCAGCACAAGAGATTGGCAAGGTCGTTGAGGCTATCACGGAGATCTCAGAGCAGGTCAACCTCCTGGCGCTCAATGCCACCATTGAGGCCGCCCGAGCAGGTGATGCGGGAAAAGGCTTTGCGGTCGTGGCTAATAAAATTAAGGAACTGGCTCGGCAAACAGCCGAGGCTACGGGTGAAATCAAGAGAAGGTACAGGGGATCCGAAACTCGACCAACGGGACCATTGCCGAGATCGATAATATCTCCCAGGATATTCTTGAGGTGA
- the rsmD gene encoding 16S rRNA (guanine(966)-N(2))-methyltransferase RsmD: MRITGGSARGRKLLPPKSNQIRPTCDRVREALFNILGSRVTGAWVLDCFAGTGAIGIEALSRGAAFTLFVDQSLDAGRLIEANLRSTIKGPKASFERLNLATTPSLQPLAQHLPPERRFDLIVMDPPYRKNLALKVLELIGRDGLLAADGMVVVEEQVQEQLPQSIGGLTLIDHRSYGESGLWLYCPAPTAE, translated from the coding sequence GTGCGTATCACCGGTGGCAGCGCCCGGGGGCGCAAACTCCTCCCCCCGAAATCAAACCAGATTCGCCCCACCTGTGACCGGGTTCGGGAAGCACTGTTCAATATCCTGGGCTCGCGGGTTACCGGGGCCTGGGTTCTGGACTGCTTTGCCGGAACCGGTGCCATTGGGATAGAAGCCTTAAGCAGAGGAGCCGCTTTCACCCTCTTTGTCGACCAGAGTCTTGATGCGGGCCGACTGATTGAAGCGAATCTGCGCTCGACCATCAAAGGCCCCAAAGCCTCATTTGAACGACTTAACCTGGCGACAACGCCCTCCTTGCAACCGCTTGCGCAACACCTGCCCCCAGAACGCCGCTTTGACCTGATCGTGATGGATCCACCCTATCGCAAAAATCTTGCGCTGAAAGTCCTGGAGCTGATTGGGCGGGATGGACTGCTGGCCGCAGATGGAATGGTGGTGGTAGAAGAACAGGTGCAGGAGCAGTTGCCCCAATCTATCGGCGGGCTGACGCTTATCGACCACCGCAGCTACGGTGAATCTGGACTGTGGCTCTATTGCCCCGCTCCAACTGCTGAATGA
- a CDS encoding cytochrome b N-terminal domain-containing protein → MQFYNPLNWIRRYTWGGASLISLFLSILSGMVIGLQYDPTDPWYSTSTIELIAPYGSFWRALHYFSSQAFFLFLIAHLVVVLWKNEANYSRAAWIRLCATLPSGLLLLFTGYVLRGDATGEAAGAIAEHICLSVPWIGNQINELFFDLADSGLRKVYIHHVIGLVVLGGIAAWPHLRRYTARWRNHLLLVLVTITVSVLVPAPMEPARFGLLFIAGPWFFLGLQELLRYWPPFLAGVVTPLIPVILLLWLPRAARGRRWVYGVIGIWLVVYAGLTLLCVQRI, encoded by the coding sequence TTGCAGTTCTATAATCCTCTCAACTGGATACGCAGGTACACCTGGGGTGGGGCATCGCTGATCAGCCTTTTTCTCTCCATCCTCTCCGGCATGGTGATCGGTCTTCAATACGACCCGACGGATCCCTGGTACTCGACCTCGACCATTGAACTGATTGCGCCCTATGGCTCCTTCTGGCGAGCCCTGCATTACTTTTCCAGCCAGGCTTTTTTTCTATTCCTGATCGCGCATCTGGTGGTGGTGCTCTGGAAAAACGAGGCCAACTACAGTCGTGCTGCCTGGATTCGACTCTGTGCCACCTTACCCAGCGGGCTGCTGCTGCTCTTTACCGGCTACGTACTGCGAGGGGATGCCACCGGCGAGGCGGCGGGTGCCATTGCCGAGCATATCTGTCTCTCGGTGCCCTGGATCGGCAATCAAATCAACGAACTCTTTTTTGATCTGGCCGACAGTGGCCTGCGCAAGGTCTATATCCATCATGTAATCGGTCTGGTGGTGCTGGGTGGGATCGCGGCCTGGCCGCATCTGCGCCGCTACACCGCCCGTTGGCGTAATCATCTCTTGCTGGTGCTGGTGACGATAACGGTTTCCGTTTTGGTCCCTGCGCCCATGGAGCCTGCCCGCTTTGGCCTGCTCTTTATCGCTGGCCCCTGGTTTTTTCTTGGGCTGCAGGAATTGCTGCGCTACTGGCCGCCTTTTCTCGCTGGCGTGGTGACGCCCCTGATCCCCGTGATTCTTTTACTTTGGTTGCCCCGAGCGGCCCGAGGCAGAAGATGGGTTTATGGAGTGATTGGGATCTGGCTCGTGGTCTATGCCGGGTTAACCCTGCTTTGTGTGCAACGTATTTAA
- the coaD gene encoding pantetheine-phosphate adenylyltransferase: protein MNELTGSSMEKTPESKHRIAIYPGTFDPITFGHMDIIKRGLELFDKIIVAVAVNAQKTPLFDLETRCEMIRECFKGQEDRVEVGATEGLIVEYALKKGAGTIIRGLRAISDFDYEFQLALMNRRLERSVETVFLMTGFRWIYISSTGIKNAARCQGNISGLVPKHVEKALKAKFIDGCR, encoded by the coding sequence ATGAACGAATTGACTGGCTCCAGCATGGAAAAAACACCTGAGAGCAAACACCGCATCGCCATTTACCCCGGCACCTTTGACCCGATCACCTTTGGCCATATGGATATCATCAAACGCGGCCTGGAACTCTTTGATAAAATTATTGTCGCAGTGGCTGTCAACGCCCAGAAAACACCGCTCTTTGATTTGGAAACACGTTGCGAGATGATTCGTGAATGTTTCAAGGGACAGGAAGACCGGGTGGAAGTGGGTGCCACCGAAGGACTCATCGTCGAATACGCCCTGAAAAAGGGTGCCGGGACGATTATCCGTGGTCTGCGAGCCATCTCTGATTTTGACTATGAGTTCCAGCTTGCGCTGATGAACCGTCGCTTGGAACGTAGCGTGGAAACGGTCTTTCTCATGACCGGTTTTCGTTGGATTTATATCAGTTCAACCGGCATCAAAAATGCCGCCCGTTGCCAGGGCAACATCAGTGGCCTGGTCCCCAAACACGTTGAGAAGGCGCTCAAGGCGAAATTTATCGATGGTTGCCGTTAA
- the ilvB gene encoding biosynthetic-type acetolactate synthase large subunit yields MSKLIGTQAIIKCLQEEGVDLVFGYPGGAVIELYDELCKSSIRHILVRHEQGAVHAADGYSRVSGKTGVAILTSGPGATNGVTAIATAYCDSIPLVVLTGQVPRALIGNDAFQEVDIVGITRPCTKHNYLVNDPDELVDTLREAFYLASSGRPGPVLVDLPKDVMASLVPFPEKKPVSMRTYQPTVKPHARQIEKACKELVTAKRPVLYVGGGVILSEGNEELTKLARRLNIPVTMTLMGLGGFPGTDPLSLGMLGMHGSYAANMSVAKSDLLIAVGSRFDDRVTGRLDAFAPHAKIIHVDIDPTSISKNVKVDIPIVADCKEALSAINCCLDKATDFKEAEVHAMHQPWVEEVQEWDRKHPLSYSEEADIIKPQYVIEMLNKLTGGEAIITTEVGQNQMWTAQFYKFNHPRRLLTSGGLGTMGYGLPAAIGAQMAYPDATVIDVAGDGSIQMNIQELATAKECGAKVKIAILNNNYLGMVRQWQELFYNRHYASTVMEVTPDFVALAAAYGAVGLRAKTKSEVEPVIKEALATDNTVIMDFAISREEGVFPMVPAGKATTEMLLV; encoded by the coding sequence ATGAGTAAATTGATTGGGACACAGGCCATCATCAAATGTCTGCAAGAAGAGGGCGTGGATCTCGTTTTCGGGTATCCCGGTGGTGCTGTTATTGAACTCTACGACGAGCTGTGCAAAAGCTCCATTCGTCACATTCTGGTACGCCACGAACAGGGAGCCGTGCATGCGGCTGACGGCTATTCAAGGGTCAGCGGCAAGACCGGTGTGGCAATTCTCACCTCCGGCCCTGGAGCCACCAACGGTGTCACCGCCATTGCCACTGCCTACTGCGACTCTATTCCTCTGGTCGTGCTCACCGGTCAGGTTCCCCGGGCGCTGATCGGCAACGACGCCTTCCAGGAAGTTGACATTGTGGGAATCACCCGCCCCTGCACTAAACACAATTACCTGGTCAACGACCCCGACGAGCTGGTCGACACCCTGCGCGAAGCCTTTTATCTCGCCTCCTCCGGTCGCCCCGGTCCGGTTCTGGTTGATCTGCCCAAAGATGTCATGGCATCGCTGGTCCCCTTCCCGGAGAAAAAGCCGGTGAGCATGCGCACCTATCAGCCCACTGTCAAACCGCACGCGCGCCAGATTGAGAAAGCCTGCAAAGAGCTGGTTACAGCCAAACGCCCGGTTCTCTACGTGGGAGGCGGCGTTATTCTCTCGGAAGGCAATGAGGAACTGACCAAACTCGCCCGTCGTCTCAATATCCCCGTGACCATGACCCTTATGGGCCTGGGTGGTTTCCCCGGGACCGACCCGCTTTCCCTGGGTATGCTGGGGATGCACGGCAGCTACGCGGCCAACATGTCGGTTGCCAAGAGCGATCTTCTGATTGCTGTGGGTTCCCGCTTTGACGACCGCGTCACCGGGCGGCTCGATGCCTTTGCCCCGCACGCAAAAATCATCCATGTGGATATCGACCCCACCTCGATCTCAAAAAACGTCAAGGTTGATATCCCCATTGTTGCGGACTGCAAAGAGGCCTTAAGCGCCATCAACTGCTGCCTGGACAAAGCCACCGATTTTAAGGAAGCAGAGGTGCATGCCATGCATCAGCCCTGGGTCGAAGAGGTCCAGGAATGGGATCGCAAGCATCCGCTGTCCTACTCGGAAGAGGCGGATATCATCAAGCCGCAGTACGTTATAGAGATGCTCAACAAGCTCACCGGTGGCGAGGCGATCATCACCACCGAAGTCGGGCAGAACCAGATGTGGACGGCCCAGTTTTATAAGTTCAACCACCCGCGTCGTCTGCTGACCAGTGGTGGTCTGGGGACAATGGGCTACGGTCTGCCCGCGGCCATTGGCGCCCAGATGGCTTACCCCGATGCCACGGTGATCGATGTGGCCGGTGATGGCTCCATCCAGATGAATATTCAGGAACTGGCCACCGCCAAAGAGTGTGGCGCCAAGGTCAAGATCGCTATCCTCAACAACAACTACCTGGGTATGGTTCGCCAGTGGCAGGAACTGTTCTACAACCGCCACTATGCCTCAACCGTGATGGAAGTCACTCCGGATTTCGTTGCCCTGGCTGCGGCCTACGGTGCGGTTGGCCTGCGCGCCAAGACCAAGAGCGAGGTTGAGCCGGTGATCAAAGAGGCACTGGCCACTGACAACACCGTAATCATGGACTTTGCCATCAGCCGTGAAGAGGGCGTTTTCCCCATGGTTCCGGCGGGTAAAGCCACGACAGAAATGCTCCTCGTTTAA
- the pssA gene encoding CDP-diacylglycerol--serine O-phosphatidyltransferase, protein MEPAQQSTNRMYIVPCMLTICSLFSGFYSIVSSFNGHFFAAAIAILVAGVFDMLDGRVARMTGSTSTFGMELDSLCDMVAFGVAPGLLAYLWALTPYGRYGWLAAFLYVAATALRLARFNAQAIDNLQEKNSETSSDFTGLPCPAAAGMIATSVMFSTYVFKTTDTVQNITLLLLVYLLSYLMVSSHRYLSFKHVEIAREKRFHVFIGLILLLILLASEPPITLFAASLIYIGSGLVIAVRERSRKNNPEQVKQEKLP, encoded by the coding sequence ATGGAACCCGCACAGCAATCAACCAATCGGATGTACATTGTGCCCTGCATGCTGACCATCTGCAGCCTGTTCAGTGGCTTTTACTCCATTGTCTCTTCCTTTAACGGCCATTTTTTTGCCGCTGCCATCGCTATTTTAGTGGCCGGTGTCTTTGATATGCTGGATGGTCGCGTGGCCCGCATGACCGGTTCCACCTCCACCTTTGGCATGGAGCTTGATTCGCTCTGTGACATGGTGGCCTTTGGTGTTGCCCCTGGTTTGCTTGCCTACCTCTGGGCGCTGACCCCCTATGGACGCTACGGCTGGTTGGCAGCCTTTTTGTATGTCGCGGCCACCGCCCTTAGACTGGCACGGTTTAACGCCCAGGCCATTGATAACCTTCAGGAGAAAAACAGCGAGACCAGCAGTGATTTCACCGGACTTCCCTGCCCCGCTGCGGCTGGCATGATAGCCACCTCGGTGATGTTCAGCACCTATGTATTTAAAACCACTGATACTGTGCAGAACATCACGTTGCTCTTGCTGGTCTATCTGCTCTCCTACCTTATGGTTTCCAGCCATCGCTACTTAAGCTTCAAGCATGTGGAAATCGCCAGGGAAAAACGATTTCATGTCTTTATTGGCCTGATTCTTCTCCTGATCCTGCTGGCAAGCGAGCCGCCCATTACCCTCTTTGCAGCCTCCCTGATCTACATAGGTTCAGGTCTGGTCATAGCAGTGCGTGAGCGGTCCCGTAAAAACAATCCAGAACAGGTCAAACAGGAAAAACTGCCCTGA
- a CDS encoding tetratricopeptide repeat protein yields the protein MDTTGYVKKQTLYLAMLGALIVGFVGGVAFSVYSTPAGNSGQLSQQQQEQHMAEVITQLEQATKDHPEDTATWVQLGHAYFDSGQAEKAIAAYNKALELQPGVLNVMTDLGVMYHQNKQHKKAIELFDKVLAIDPKHEQARFNKGVVLLTGLNDRTAALAEWKILVKYHPMAAAPSGKMVGDLIDQLEAVQDK from the coding sequence ATGGACACCACCGGTTATGTAAAAAAACAGACTCTGTACCTCGCCATGCTCGGCGCCCTCATCGTTGGTTTTGTCGGCGGTGTCGCTTTCTCGGTGTACAGCACCCCTGCAGGCAATAGCGGACAGCTCAGCCAACAGCAGCAGGAGCAACACATGGCGGAGGTTATCACCCAACTGGAACAGGCGACAAAAGACCACCCCGAGGATACCGCCACCTGGGTTCAGCTTGGTCACGCGTATTTTGACTCCGGCCAGGCCGAAAAGGCGATTGCCGCCTATAACAAAGCACTTGAGCTGCAGCCTGGTGTTCTCAACGTCATGACGGATCTGGGTGTCATGTACCACCAGAACAAACAGCACAAAAAGGCTATCGAGCTCTTTGACAAGGTCCTGGCCATTGATCCCAAACACGAGCAGGCCCGCTTCAACAAGGGGGTCGTCCTCCTCACAGGCCTCAATGACCGCACAGCAGCCCTGGCCGAATGGAAGATCCTGGTGAAGTATCATCCCATGGCCGCCGCGCCCTCTGGCAAAATGGTCGGCGATCTCATCGACCAACTTGAGGCTGTCCAGGATAAATAA